AGCAGTTCATTGTATCCTTCCCTTGCACGCCCTCCAACTCAAGCTTCATATCCAAGGCCTTATTCTACACCCTGGCTGAATGTTTCCCCACCAGCTCAGCAACAATCCATGTATGCTCCACGATCAGTGCACCAGACTGAACCATGGTTTAGTCACTCAGAAATGCCATACAGCCAGCCACAGCCATCGCCTTATAACACCTTTCCTACATCGCTACCAGCACAGGAGAAAGTCTATCTAGGCCCTAAGCCACGAATCCCCATGCTGATTCATCGAGATCCTGCAGAATTCGCCAGGTTGAAGATGTCATTGGAGAATCTGTTGCCAGCTGATGCAACTGAGCTCTTTAAATACCAGATATTGGTTGACCATCTCAAATTAGATGAAGCCTCCCTTATTGCTGACTCTTATTTGAACTCTGCCACCCCATACTCTGATACAATGACAGCCTTAAACGAGAGGTTTGGTCAACCGCATCAGTTAGCCCTCAAAAGAATTGCCCAAGTCATGGATGCTCCCGACATCAAGCGAGGGGATCATGAGTCATTTCAGAGGTTTGCACTACAGATCAGAGCTCTTGTGGGGATGCTGGAAACTCTTGGTGTAGAGGGAGAAGTGGAGTTGAAATGTGGTTCCCATGTCGCCAGACTGCTTGGCAAACTACCTCCAGAGTTGCGTGCAGACTTCCGCCGACACCTGTATTATCAGTCCGATTCAGTGTATACATTACCTGAATTCTCTAAGTGGCTGCAGTACGAAGCATGGTGTCAGGGCCATACCGAACCACTCACCAAAAGAAATCCTGAATGCCGAACCAAGCCAGCCCGCCTCACCAGACCAGCCACGGTCCTCCATGGTGCCAAAGCTGCCTCACAGATAAAGGGCCCAGATCCAGGAACCAAAACATCCACCTCGGGCAGGAAAAGAGTTAAAGTGCTACCTTATTGTCCATATTGTGAAAGCTCTGAACATTTCTTAAGTCAGTGCGCTACTTTTCAGACTTTCACTCATGAGCAGATCCGTACGTGGATTACTGAGAACAAGAGGTGCATAAAATGTGGTCGATCTCATGCTGTTACAGACTGCACTCTTAAGAAACCATGCAGCATTTGCCAAAACAAACACCTCCAGATACTGCATGAAGTCAATTCCAAGGCAGGTAAAGAGGGCATATGCATGTTGAGCTCTGCAGTTGGCACTGCTTACTTGAATCGTCCAACAGACTGCAGCCGGGTTTTGCTGAAAGTGGTGAAAGTTCGTCTACAGTATCGTGAACGAGCTCTGGAGACTTATGCTGTCCTCGACGATGGTTCAGAGAGGACTATTCTTCTATGTGAAGCAGCAGATAAGCTTGGCCTGCGTGGAATTCCTGAGGAACTGGCACTGAGAACAATCAGGCAAGAAACCCAAGTACTTCAAGGAGCCTCAGTCTCTTTCAGTGTTTCCTCTGCCTCACAGCCTAAACAGAATTACCACATTAGTGGAGCATTCACTGCTCAGAATTTGGGACTGGCTGATCATTCCTACCCACTAGCCACCTTACAGAAAAGGTACCGGCACCTCAGAGGCTTGCCACTTGAGCCATTTGATCGAGTATCTCCTCTCCTTCTCATTGGAGCTGATCAACCTCATTTGATCACTCCAACAGAACCAGTGCGTCTGGGACCACCAGGAGGACCTGTCGCTATACGGACCAGATTAGGTTGGACACTACAAGGCCCAGCCAGAGGTCTACCACACCATCCTAGATCTCAGAACTGTTACCTGACCTCAGTAAACCCTGAAACAGCTGAACTTCTGAGAAATGTGGAGAAGTTGTGGCAGGTGGACACGCTGCCATTCAAATCAGAGAAACAGGTAACTCGATCACGAGAGGATCAAGAGGCACTCTCACTGCTGGAAAGTAAAACCATCCGTGTTGAGCATAACAAGGTCCAGCACTATGCAACCCCTTTGCTACGGAAGAGAAATACTTCCCCTTTCCACGCAACCAAAGATGCTGTCATGCCGAGTCTTCGAGGTACGGAGAAACGACTCGCTAAAGATGAAGACAAAGCATCAGCATACATCACAGAGATGAGCAAACTTGAACTGGCAGTCTCAGTACGCAAGCTGACAGCGGAAGAGGTTGCACAGAGTGAGGAATCATGGTTCATTCCCCATCATCTAGTACATCATAATGGGAAGAACCGCCTAGTATTCAATTGTTCTTACCAATTCCAGGGCCGCAACCTTAACGAATCTCTTCTTCCTGGGCCTACCCTTGGTCCGTCACTCCTGGGGGTTCTGCTTCGTTTTCGCGAGCATGCCATCGCAATAAGCGGAGACATAAAGGCCATGTTCCACCAGGTCTGCCTCCTACCTGAGGACAAGTCCCTTCTTCGGTTTGTGTGGCGAAACCTCTGCCGTGATGTGCCTCCTGTGGTGTATGAGTGGCAGGTCTTGCCATTTGGCACCACATGTTCTCCTTGTTGTGCCACCTTTGCCCTCCAAAAACATGTGCACGATCACAGCAATGAGGGAGAAGATGTCAGGAATTCAGTAGACAGGTGTTTCTATGTAGACAACTGTCTACAGAGTCTACCATCCAATGCTGAAGCCAAAGAATTACTTGACAAATTACGAGTCCTGTTGGCATCAGGGGGCTTTGAGATCCGCCAGTGGGCTAGTAATGCCCCCGAAATCCTCACCCATCTTCCTCAAGAAGCTCGCTCAGATAATGCTGAACTGTGGCTCACCCAAAACTCTGCTGATATCCAAGAGTCTACATTGGGACTAAGATGGCACTGCCCTTCAGATACCATCGGCTATAAGCATCGACTGGATGACTACGGCCCAACAACAATGCGTACTGTGTACCGTACTTTGGCCAGACAGTATGACCCTTTGGGGCTAATATTGCCGTATACAACTAGAGCCAAGGTGATTGTACAGCGACTCTGGGATAAACAAAGGGAGTGGGATGACCCATTACTACCTGAGGAGCTGCTGCAAGCCTGGAATGCATGGGTAGCAGAACTGCCTGAATTATCACGCATTACCTTTCCTCGCTGCTATGTTCCCACAACAATGGACCAGCCAGATGTGACAAGAGAGGTCCATGTGTTCTGTGATGCATCTGAAAGAGCATATGGATCAGTGGCCTACCTACGCTCAGAAGATGCCGATGGTAATGTTCACTTGGCTTTCCTGCTGGCCAGATCTCGGGTCGCACCAAAAAGACAACAATCCATGCCAAGACTGGAGCTATGTGCAGCAGTCACTGGGGCTCAACTTGCAAAGCTGATAGTCAGTGAGCTCACCTTACCCATCAAGAGTACAATCCTGTGGTCTGACTCGACCACTGTCCTGACATGGCTCCGGTCAGACTCATGTCGATTCAAGGTCTTTGTGGGAACCAGGATTGCTGAAATCCAAGAGCTCACAGATCAGCAGTCATGGAGGTATGTGAGCTCCACCCTTAACCCAGCAGATGACCTGACCAGGGGCAGGTCCTTGGTGGAACTAGCACAACCAAATAGGTGGTGTCAAGGCCCATCCTTTCTGTTGCAACCACCTCATGAGTGGCCTGAAGCTCCCGCTTGGATATATGAAGAAGACCCTACAGAGCTACGACGGTCCTTGTTCTGTCATTTCATCTCAACCAGCTCTGATAAGTCTGTCCCTGATTTAAGCCAGTATGCTACATGGAGTGAACTAGTGGAGGCCACAGCACGCACACTTCAGCATGATGAAGCAAAGCAAGATGCTTCACCTACTGCCAGAGCTTATCAGCAGGTAGTCTCTTTCCTCATTAAACAGTCCCAGCTGGAAAGTTTTCCGGAAGAATACCACCTTCTCAAGGCAAACAAATCAGTCCCTTCCAGTAGTCGCCTTCTTGTTCTGGCTCCTGAGTTCGATGCAACAGATGAGATCATCCGAGTTGGCGGCCGCCTTCGAAGAGCGGAGGATTTGGATCCAAACTTCAAACACCCTATTGTGCTAGATCCGAGCCACTACATCACCAAACTGTTAATCCAGGATTGTGACCAGAGATTATGCCACCCTGGACCAGAGCGTGTCTTCGCTGAACTTCGACGATCATACTGGATATTGAGAGGACGCGAGGCTGTTCGGAAGCATCAATATGCCTGTCTGGAGTGCCGGAAATTGAGATCCAAACCTGTTGTACCGAAGATGGCTGATTTGCCTCCTGCTCGACTCCGTTTGTTCAAGCCAGCATTTTATTCCACTGGGATGGACTGCTTTGGGCCATTCCAGGTGAAGATTGGCAGGCGTACAGAAAAACGGTGGggtattatatttaaatgccTTACCACTCGAGCAGTGCATCTGGACGTACTTACCTCCATTGATACAGATGCCTTCTTAATGGCTGTACGGAGGTTTACAGCACGCCGTGGTACCCCTGCTGAGTTTTACTCAGATCAAGGGACAAATTtcagaggaggagagagagagttgaGAGAGGCTTTCTCTGTTATGAGTCCTAACCTGCAAGGTTTGCTGGCGAAACATCAGATCAACTTTCACTTCAATCCTCCAGCAGCTCCACACTTTGGAGGAGTGTGGGAGCGAGAGATTCGCTCTGTGAAAGCAGCCCTTAGCACCACAATTGGAACACAGAGCGTTCCCGAGGAAGTACTCAGAACCGTTTTAATTGAGGTGGAAGCGATCTTGAATTCCAAACCGTTGGGGTATGTGTCATCCAACATCTCAGATGTTGACCCAATAACACCAAATCATCTTCTGATGGGGCGGCCCAGTAGTTCGTTGCCGCAAGTTGTCTACCAAGATTCTGAACGCCTAAGCCGCAGACGGTGGAGACAAAGTCAGATACTGGTGGATCACTTCTGGGCCAAGTTCATAAGTTACTACTTACCTGGTCTTCAGCTGAGGCAGAAATGGCAAGGAACTACTTCGGATCTTACAGAGGGGTCTGTTGTGATGATGGTTGATTCCCAATTGCCAAGGGCTCTATGGTTAGTAGGCAAAGTGGTGAGGGTGTTTCCTAGTGCTGATGGACATGTAAGAGCAGCTGAGGTGAAAGTCGATAACAAGAGTTTTACCAGACCTGTGGTAAAGTTAATTAAGCTGCCTGAATTGCCTAATGATGATTAAAATTCAATTGGAGCACATTTACACTGCAAATGTGGGGGCGGCTGTTATAAAGGTAGCGCGaaagcgccatctagtggccatTAGTAGATGTGCTGGAAGTGATTGCGCATGTGAAATACGCATGACAATAACATGCCACACAACTGTTCCTAGTCGCGACAGTGGAAGgttaattattaataactgtGTGCATTTGAGAAAAGTGAGTTTCTCTTTTTTCATTATTTGCTTAAGATTTATTATATATGTGAATACAGAAATAATCATTTGGGTCATACATCCACGATGGAATTGATGTTCCGTTAGTATAGGATGAAGTCATTGTAAAATGTTTATGCGTTGTTTGTTAGAGATTGAAGTGTTATATTATGAAACACATACATTATTATTTGTTCtgtacaaattaataaatggaAGGACTTTTAATTATTAGCCTGGATAACTGTTGAATTGTGTGCATGATGTTAAGTCCAATAATTATTTGAGAactgttttgtttatttgcacCACACGTACAACCAACATGCTTATGATTTAAACCTACCCTCTCCATAAACATAAGCTGAGTGCCACCTACTGCATCCAAATTTGCACCTATATTGTAAAGTGTGGCAACGTTGCCGTCTAATGTATGTCTGTGCTGCTGAAGAAAGTTCAGTAAACTGTTCAAACTGAGTCCTGCCTCCTGTCCTGCGTTCTGACAGACGCTCCAAGGCGAGAACTATATCCTCCTAAGCACCTGCGGTCCCTTTCTCTTAAACACTGAGAACTGTGGGAGCGAAGGAATGCCAGTGATgtgattgttaatgagagacacctgtgcaccacactggcaTTGCTCCACTTCCATGGCTCTCggccccgccccacttgtcacaaaaaaattaagttctactaacttaaaaaaaataagttagttaacttaaatgttttgaggtaataagtttcctcaaatgttttgagtattctgaacttattgagttttacagtgtagcgTACATGCATCGCATTTGAAGCAGCAACATGTTGTAAGGATACAGAAATTAGCTTGCTAAATTTAAGTGAAATGTCGCTTTCACCAGAGGATGACACGTCTCCAGATCCAAAAAAGTCTCTGACTAGACTTAGCCACACTTGCTGATCAGCAGCAGAGCTTAGGTTAGCAGCCTCCAGTGAGTTTAAAGCTTTGGccactttttttctcttttgacAGCAACATttctcaaatattattaataaacataacTAACTTACACGCAGTATACTACACTACAGCACTGAACTTGAATCTTTCTGAGGAGATCTAGCTTGTTTACACAGAGcgcgcgctagtctgacaggaggatgtcaaaccatgtcaaatttaatagcgaTTTAAATACGTtactttactcaattatctggactacgaaactttgggagattatttgggaaagtctgttctttaaaattagcttaaaagttttttttttcattgtttttccatattatcggcccatattttaaaatagaacgttgcgacttccgactcatttcgccagagcgggtcacaaatgttcatttccaacctattttgggttcattttaagcaagcaatacagttatctttaaacaatagttgggttaattAAAActacccaactgctgggttaaaacaacccaatcgctgggtttgtccattttcaacccaacttgggctgagttttttttttataaagtttatttataattGTAGATACATTATGCACCCTACtaatatgaatatattatgTATGAActaatatgtacatttaataggtactaatatgcaccctTTAGGGGTAAATATAAGGTATAAAAAGGTGTATCTTTTGatcagtgacagcttttgtgcctttttttcttcttattatgTAGGGATCTACCCATTTTTATGGCCAATTGTAATTTGccaaattgaaataaaatgaaaatacctTTATAGGTATAAATGTAATACTTTATTACACAACACTTACTCAGAATGGATGGCAACACtttggggaacacatattcactattaactatgactttttccTCAATAAACTCATAATGTACAGTTTATTAATAGTAatgtagttgttaagtttagtaTTAATAATGTAGAATAAGGCAATAATATGTGCTTTTACTAATAagcagccaatattctagtaatatgcaagctaTAAGCAAatagaccctaaaataaagtgttgttGAATTCACTGCAAATATGCATTGAAGATGTTTAGAATTACTGTTTGTAAAGGTAAGCATGAATAGAACATCTATAGAAACATCCTCAGCATCCCTACCTGGTTTGTCTCTGTAGAAAGTGTGAGGAACGCCATGATGGAGTTCTGGAAGGAACATTCCAATCTGGCAACAGTGAAGGAGATGATGTTGGATTCGAATGCGCAGGAACTGACCCAACACGAGCTGCCAGAGATCCTCTCCCTGCTCCCTTGTCTGGCTGGTTCTGATGTGCTGGAACTTGGTGCTGGAATTGGGTCAGTGATCACATTAGATTAGACCTCAGTCCTTTttggaaatcattctaatttgctgagtcgctgctcaagaaacatttctgattattatcaatgttgaaaacagttgtgctgcttcatatttttgtagaaactgtgatacatttctatcaggattctttgatgaattgaaagttcagaagaacagcatttacttaaaatagaaatcttttgtaacattataaatgtcttgacAGTATTTTTGAGTTTATTCTGTAAGAATTCTCAATGCAGTGGTTTTTCTCAAGAGATTCAACAAAAACTACAGTGCAACAAAACAACCATGATGCATGAATACTTTACTACCTAATATTTACAAGGTATCAAAGATatacaaaacatacaaaaatattcCACCAAGATatcatttttatcataatttttttGCATAAGTGCATGAATGCAGGAAATTTTACTTTATGGTCATAAAAAATGTAACGTTCCTAAAAAaggcttcattttcttttaataatgAGATGTGTGACATGTTTTTGACAGgtttcattatatatttaattttaaaccaAAATAGGCTCTTAAATTTCCAACTTGTTCTGCATCTGATTTCTTTATTTGAGCTCATATTGTCCCCTGTGtggaattaattacatttattcatttaatttacaaaTGAGGAAATTGAAAAGCAATTTGTCACTCAATATTCATTGTATATACACACAAGTGTACACTGAAAAACATTGGTGTAAAAACAGTCACTCAAAAATTACTAGTAAATTTTGCAAACAAATTAacagcaagtaacacattgaattaaaagtTTTGAGAATTTTTAgaaaaactaatttttatagTATACAATTATATGCAGCAATACAATTTTATGTGCCAGAAGAATGATGGAAATCTGATGAAAATCTGAAAATCTGTTTCTTGGCCAGTACTGAGCTTTTAAGCTCGCATTATCGTGACCTTTGCTCTTTTCAGACGGTACACACGTCACCTCATTGGCAAAGCCCATCATGTGACCGCTGTGGACTTCATGGAGAAGTTTGTGGAAAAGAACAGAGAGGAAAATAGCCACCTGGGCAACGCTGAGTTCATCCAAGCTGACGTCACAAAATTAGACTTCCCTAAACACAGGTGAGAGAAAAACCTTCAGCAAAACATggggaaaatatatatatgtatacttacatataaatataatatatttttgttaaatgtatacatgcatgtgtgtatttatatataaataataaatatacacattacacatacaaatattatgtaaataaaCTTTTATATTGGATGCAATTAATCGCCAATAattgtttgacaacactaatatatatatacatatatacacatacaaatatacatagacataaatatatacactagtgttaattttgttaacaaaaactatgacaaCCCATATTTCTATTAGACAAGACAATGACAAGACAACATCATTAAACACTTACTGTGACTATATCAACATGCAATATTGTTGACAAAAATATAGTTTAAAGAATTAAAACTTTACCAAAATACCTCTatattttctttaataaaaaaaagaagagaaatcGGTCAACCAATGACAACAGACtgggtcatctgaccaatcagagcagagcaaaccaatcacaacagactgggtcatctgaccaatcagagcattCTCAGACATTCTCATTCTAAAAAGCATTGTTTggacaaaaatttaaaaatgcccCTGAGCAGTCATCAAAATGTTAGTCCATTTTCCTGAATGAGAAAGACAGTAAATTGTAAATGTGAATATATGAGCTAGCTACAGAAAAACATCCCATCTCATCTAATGTCTTCATCTATCCATCACTTCATCTCTCTGTCtatgtctctctctcacacacacacacacacacacacacacacacacacacacacacacacacacacacacacacacacacacacacacacactttctgtTTCAGTTTTGACCTGGTCTTCTCTAATTGGCTGTTGATGTATCTGAGTGATCAGGAGCTGAAATCATTGGCTGAGAAGTTTCTCATGTGGATCCGTCCAGGCGGTTACCTGTTCTTCAGAGAGTCCTGCTTCCACCAATCAGGTtagagaaacaatgtgaaatttcttattttcacaAATTATATTGCAATCTTATTCTCTGATgggtgaaaaaaataatttgattaaaaacaatctGAATAATGGGACAACTCTTTATTCTATATACCTATAGTTATGCAAATAAaccatattatttatataaacattgatataaacactttttattatcattactgGAGACTGAAACAAGGTTAAAATATGAGATGATTTCAGGAATTGGTAACTGAATGTCTGGTGAAAGTCAGTGTCTCTGTGACAGAATGCATTTAAGAATCACGCTTTATTGCTTTCATTATTGGTCTGAAGTTTaagtttttctccaggtttaaATGTTCGTCTTTTTGACCTCCACAGGTGACAGCAAGCGAGATTTTAACCCCACACACTACAGAAGTCCTGCTCACTATAACCATCTGATGACGTCAGTGCTGCTGGACGAATCAGAGAAGACGGAAAAGAAATGCTACGGCTTTGACATGGTGCTCAGTAAAACAGTTCAGACCTATGTGAAGGTAAACCAAACTCTTATGAAGACATGAActctgtatataaaaaaaaaatgaaaccaaaactgttttgttttagaTGAAGAAGAACCAGAACCAGTTGTGCTGGCTCATGCAGAAAGCCCGTCGTGATGCGATAGAGCAGCATCAGGGAGGCTTTTCCACATTTCAGGAGTTCCTGGATAACCAGCAGTACACCCGAAGAGGGATCTTACGTTACGAGAAGATGTTCGGCTCTGGATACGTCAGCACAGGCGGACTCAGCACGACTAAGGTCAGGGGTGCAGAATACACAGGGTCATACATTGTGTACAAAAgcgtaatgtaatgttaat
This DNA window, taken from Megalobrama amblycephala isolate DHTTF-2021 linkage group LG4, ASM1881202v1, whole genome shotgun sequence, encodes the following:
- the LOC125266848 gene encoding phosphoethanolamine N-methyltransferase 3-like; protein product: MMEFWKEHSNLATVKEMMLDSNAQELTQHELPEILSLLPCLAGSDVLELGAGIGRYTRHLIGKAHHVTAVDFMEKFVEKNREENSHLGNAEFIQADVTKLDFPKHSFDLVFSNWLLMYLSDQELKSLAEKFLMWIRPGGYLFFRESCFHQSGDSKRDFNPTHYRSPAHYNHLMTSVLLDESEKTEKKCYGFDMVLSKTVQTYVKMKKNQNQLCWLMQKARRDAIEQHQGGFSTFQEFLDNQQYTRRGILRYEKMFGSGYVSTGGLSTTKEFVDMLNLTPKQKVLDVGCGIGGGDFYMAKTFGVEVLGMDLSSNMVEIAMERAVKEKLPLVQFEVSDATKRRFPEDAFDVVYSRDTILHIRDKLDLFRKFYSWLKPGGKLLISDYCCGEKPWSPAFQDYINQKGYILYTPQRYGQFLSEVGFSNVRAEDRTDQFIQVIKTELQRAEEMKEEFIQEFSKEDYDAIVNGWTEKLQRCETGDQRWGLFYATKE